In one window of Primulina tabacum isolate GXHZ01 chromosome 8, ASM2559414v2, whole genome shotgun sequence DNA:
- the LOC142553550 gene encoding uncharacterized protein LOC142553550, whose amino-acid sequence MSETPFRPREKLIEKQKYFQSIHKHTYLKGPVDKITSVAIPLALAGTSLYLIGRGIYNMSHGIGKKE is encoded by the exons ATGTCAGAAACGCCCTTTAGGCCCCGAGAGAAGCTCATCGAGAAGCAAAAGTATTTTCAAAGCATTCACAAGCATACTTATTTGAAAGGACCAGTTGATAAGATCACCTCAGTTGCCATTCCTCTGGCTTTGGCTGGTACCTCTTTATATCTCATT GGAAGAGGGATCTATAATATGTCCCATGGAATCGGGAAGAAGGAATGA